The following are encoded together in the Mycteria americana isolate JAX WOST 10 ecotype Jacksonville Zoo and Gardens chromosome 2, USCA_MyAme_1.0, whole genome shotgun sequence genome:
- the IRX1 gene encoding iroquois-class homeodomain protein IRX-1 produces MSFPQLGYPQYLSASQAVYGSDRPGVLAAAAAAAAAAAAASGRPAGAELGSGSAAVTSVLGMYASPYSAPNYSAFLPYTADLGLFSQMGSQYELKDNPGVHPATFAAHTAPGYYPYGQFQYGDPGRPKNATRESTSTLKAWLNEHRKNPYPTKGEKIMLAIITKMTLTQVSTWFANARRRLKKENKVTWGSRSKDQEDANLFGSDNEGDPEKNEDDEEIDLESIDIDKIDENDGEQSNEEEEEKPELLRQSSEEEHLEKEKDLALSGSEGLKPKDALAMVKEASDNSTRIISPGGQNNLQMPSHSKPKIWSLAETATSPDGALKSSPPPPPPPQVNHTSPQIQHPAFLPSHGLYTCQIGKFHNWTNGAFLTQSSLLNVRSFLGVNHHHAAHHNHHLQAQQQPSVLTATLGALSSEKPSERTSPKHIERENVPRTESPPQPLKSPFQPVRDNSLAQQEGTPRILTALPSA; encoded by the exons ATGTCCTTCCCCCAGCTGGGCTACCCGCAGTATCTCAGCGCCAGCCAGGCAGTGTACGGGAGCGACCGGCCCGGGGtgctggccgccgccgccgcagccgccgccgccgccgccgccgcctcgggccGGCCCGCGGGCGCCGAGCTGGGCAGCGGCTCGGCCGCTGTCACCTCGGTGCTGGGCATGTACGCCAGCCCCTACAGCGCCCCCAACTACAGCGCCTTCCTGCCCTACACCGCCGACCTCGGCCTCTTCTCCCAAATG GGCTCCCAGTACGAGCTGAAAGATAATCCGGGTGTCCACCCTGCTACCTTTGCTGCCCACACTGCCCCCGGCTATTATCCCTACGGACAGTTCCAGTACGGGGACCCGGGGCGGCCCAAAAACGCCACCCGGGAGAGCACCAGCACCCTCAAGGCCTGGCTCAACGAGCACCGCAAGAACCCCTACCCCACCAAGGGCGAGAAGATCATGCTGGCCATCATCACCAAGATGACCCTCACCCAGGTCTCCACCTGGTTCGCCAACGCCCGCCGGCGGCTCAAGAAGGAGAACAAGGTGACCTGGGGCTCCAGGAGTAAGGACCAAGAAGATGCAAACCTCTTCGGGAGTGACAATGAGGGGGACCCCGAGAAGAACGAAGACGATGAGGAAATCGACCTGGAGAGCATAGACATAGATAAAATCGACGAGAACGATGGGGAGCAGAGcaacgaggaagaggaggagaagcccGAGCTCCTGAGACAAAGCAGTGAAGAGGAGCacttggaaaaggagaaggatttgGCACTGTCGGGGTCTGAAGGGCTGAAACCCAAAGACGCGCTGGCCATGGTGAAGGAGGCCTCTGACAACAGCACGCGAATCATCAGTCCCGGGGGCCAGAACAATTTACAGATGCCATCTCACAGCAAACCCAAGATTTGGTCTTTGGCAGAGACGGCAACCAGTCCCGATGGTGCCCTGAAATCgtctccccctccgccccctcctccccaggttAACCACACTTCTCCACAGATCCAGCACCCCGCTTTTCTCCCTAGCCATGGACTCTACACATGCCAGATCGGCAAATTTCACAACTGGACAAATGGGGCTTTCCTCACTCAGAGTTCCCTGCTAAATGTGAGGTCCTTTTTGGGAGTAAACCACCACCACGCTGCTCATCACAATCACCACCTCCAGGCCCAGCAACAGCCTTCTGTTTTAACAGCAACCCTGGGAGCCCTAAGCAGTGAAAAACCTTCAGAGAGGACCAGTCCCAAACACATAG aaagagaaaatgtaCCAAGAACTGAATCCCCACCTCAGCCGCTAAAATCGCCCTTCCAGCCTGTCCGTGACAA CTCTTTGGCTCAGCAAGAGGGAACACCGAGAATTTTAACAGCTCTCCCTTCCGCTTGA